ACGATTTTTGGGTCGAATTTCGTACCGAGATGCAAAAGGCAAACCCGGAAGTGTATTTGGTGGGCGAAGTATGGACGGCCGCTGAAAACATCGCGCCTTACTTCAAAGGGCTGACCGCCAATTTTAATTTTGACTTAGGCCTGGCCATTCAGAAAGTGACTGCCGACGAGCGGGATACTGTACAACTGGCGACAACGCTGGCCGCGACTCGGGCTGTGTTCTTTCAGACAAACCCTCAATTTGTCGATGCCATTATGCTCACCAACCATGACCAAACGCGGATTGGCAGTGTCTTGGAGGGAGATATCCGCCGCCTCAAAGTAGCTGCCAATCTATTGCTGACTCTCCCCGGACAACCTTATCTGTATTATGGAGAAGAACTCGGAATGTTGGGACAAAAGCCCGATGAATATATCCGGGAGCCGTTTTTGTGGGACTATCGCGAAAAAGACCGCCGACGGGCCCGTTGGATAAGGCCCAAGTACAGCAAAAGCAATACGGTCGTTCCGTTGGCCGGACAGGTCAATGACTCGGATTCTCTCTTTAATCATTACAAACGACTCATTCATTTTCGGAAATCGCACCCCGTTTTAGCGGATATTCACGGCTTTGTTGAACCGCTGCCGAATGAAGATGCCCGATGTATTGCCTTTGTTCGAAAATCAAACGGACGGTCTGTTTGGGTGATTCATAACCTTTCAGGTAAAACAGTGACTTACTCCGCCCAAAATATGCCTTCCCAACTTCTTTTCAGCACGCATCCGGACAGCAGACTTGTACACAATGGGCTTTCGTTGGCACCGTACAGTTGTGTGGTGTTGGAATAGTAAGTTGAATACGTCCTTTCAGATTGGTAGAATAGTGCGTATTGCTGTTACGTATGGCTTTTATTTCCCAAACCTAAGATGCTTCGTTCTGCGTTTGCCCTTGAATAGATTGTCAAAAAAGATGAAGCATTGTTGTTCTCAAAAGTTGCTCGTTAACTGCCTAAAAGGTGTGTATTGGTTGAGTTTGAGGAAATAAAGGGTTCAAACTATTTTCCAAGCTCTCCTTCAAATACCCAATCAATTTTGGTGCTTCCGATTGAGTTGCCGAACTTTGTGGCATAAAAAACAGTAGTAAGTAGTGGGTATAAAGTATTGAGTATCATTATTTCGCTCAATACCCATTACTCAATACCCAATACGTAGGAGAAATGAAAACCAAAGGAACCAAGAAGAATAAAGTCAATATCGTGACGCTGGGCTGCAGTAAAAACCTGGTCGACAGCGAAAATATTTTCACCCAACTCAAAGGCAACGGCTATAACGTTTCGCACGAATCTAAAAAAGACGATGCCGGCATTGTGATCGTGAATACGTGCGGATTTATCGACAACGCCAAGCAGGAATCCATCGACACCATTTTGCGCTACGCCGACGCCAAAGAAGCGGGATTGGTTGACAAAGTGTACGTAACGGGCTGTTTATCACATCGCTACAAAGATGAATTGGCGCTTGAAATCCCAACCGTAGATGCTTGGTTTGGCACCAATGAATTGCCTCGCCTGCTCAAAACCCTTAAAGCCGATTACAAACAGGAACTCGTTGGTGAGCGCCTGTTGACGACGCCCGCCCATTACGCTTACCTCAAAATCGCCGAAGGCTGCGACCGTCCGTGCAGTTTTTGCGCGATACCGCTCATGCGCGGCGGGCACGTTTCGCGGACGATTGACGATTTGGTCATTGAAGCAAAATCTTTGGCACGTCGTGGCACCAAAGAACTGATTTTGATTGCCCAGGATTTGACGTACTACGGGTTGGATATATATAAAAAACGTAATTTATCGGAGCTGTTGAATCATCTTTCCGACGTGGAAGGCATCGAATGGATTCGTTTGCAATACGCTTATCCGTCGGGTTTTCCGATGGATGTATTGGATGTAATGCGTGAGCGTTCCAATATTTGCAAATACTTGGACATGCCGCTGCAAAGCGGCAGTACAGAATTGTTGAAATTGATGCGTCGCGGGATTACGCGGGAAAAAACGGAAGATTTAATCAAAACCATTCGTGATAAAGTACCCGGTATTGCGCTGCGTACTACGCTGATCGCGGGCCACCCGGGCGAAACGGAAGAAATCTTTGAAGAAACCTTAGAATTTGTAGAGCGCACGCGTTTCGATCGTTTGGGCGTATTTACGTACTCACACGAAGAGCAAACCTTCTCGCATACCCTACCCGATGACATTCCTGCCGAAGTAAAACAGCAACGTGCGGACGACATTATGGCCGTGCAGCAGGATATTTCATGGTCGCTGAACCAAGCCAAGATCGGTAATACCTATAAAGTGCTGTTTGATCGAAAAGAGAGCGGCTACTTTGTGGGCAGAACGGAGTTTGACTCTCCCGAAGTGGATAATGAAGTGTTGCTGCCGGCAAGTCAATTTGTGCGTCAGGGCGATTTTGCTCACGTAAAAATCACCAATGCGGAGGAGTTTGATCTGTACGGAGAATTGGTGTAAATAAAAAAAGACTTGGAAAGTTTCAAAAACTTTCCAAGTCTGAAGCTTTGGCCTTATTTCTTCGCTTTTGCCAATTTCAACGCCTCTGTCGTTGTGTAGTATTTGGAAATCATGTTGGGCACTTCCCACGCCGGAAGTTTGCCGTCTTTCAAAAATTCCATGTATTTCTTAGCTACCTGCGCAAAGTGCGACTCGTGGCCTGTGTCGTATTTCTTGGGCACCGTTACTTCCCAACCTTTGTCATTTTTCTTCAATTCAATGCCCGGATAGGCTGCCTGCGCTTTTTTGAAGGCTTCGGCTACCGCTTTTTCGTAGGCTGGAGTAGCATTCAACGGCTCAATATACAGCACGGGTTTAAAGTTCTGCTCTTTGCCCTGGCGAATGATCAGATTAGCTTTGCTGCCTTTCATGATCGAATAATGCGTGTCGCCTGTTCCCTGCGGTGCCTGAAAATTCCAAATCACCGATGCCCGGGCGTGAACGCCTTTCAGGGTATAATCAATCTGTCCGTTGGCGTATACCTCCAGGTTATTGCCTTTTACATCCTTTTTCAAATAATCGGGATACGTATCGTTTTTCGTCACCAATTTAAACTGCTCGGGGGTCAGCGTGGTAGCGTTGTGTGTAGCCGACAAAAACTTTATATCTTTTTGATAATCAATGACCTGATTAGGGAAACAGCTCCATTGGATCAAATCCACCAAGTGCGTAGTTACATCCACGATGCCTTCGCCCTGTTGGTTGACATCAAAGAACCAACTTGGTCGGATGAGCGGCTCGCCCGAAACGTATTTAAAAAAATGGTGAACGCTTTCTTTAGTCACAGCCGGGTCTTGGGGCGTGCCTTTTTGCAAGGTGCCGAACAGCGCAGGCAACATGGCCAATTCGCGTTGCAGGGCATTGGTGATCTCGTAGCGCTCGGTCATGATGTCGTAGAGCAATACGTTATTTTTTTTCGCCTGCGCAAAGGCATCTTTTAACAAAGAGAACCCGTTGGCGTCGATGGCCATGGGTTTGTCCGCCAACACGTTCAGACCCGCATCCACTGATTTTTTGATGTAATCGGTCTTCTTTTGATTATTTCCCGCCAAGATGACCAGATTTCCCGCTTTTTCGGAAAGCATTTTTTGGAAAAAATCGGGTCCGGTGTACACTTTTTCATCCCACTGCGTCGGGTCTTCGGGGCGGGAGTTGTATTTTTTGATTTTATCCAGATACGATTCCACATCCGGGCCTTTGGATGCATACACGTGTACGACGGGGTTGACGTTGTCGTAAGGAGTATTTTGTACCAGTGCCGCGTGGAAATGCCCGGGCTCCAATACAATCAAACTGACTGATTTATTTTTCTCTTGGCCCATGGCGGGGAGGGTTAAACTGCCGGCTGCCAACAGACAGCCTAAAACGCGTGCTTTCATACAATGAGGTAATTGTGGGTATGTTTTTAGGTAAATAAGCACCCGTTGGGTGTTATTTACTTGCAAATGACGCTTCATTCGTCCATTGGCGGGCGCTGTCTCGGTCGATGAATAACGTCGCGTCGGGGTGTTTTCGTAGAATGGTCGATGGATATACTTCGCTGATTTCATCCACCAACGTGTGATAAATGGCTTCGGCTTTGTGGGCGGCAGGTACCATGCAAAACACCGTCGGTGCTTTGACCAACGCCGGGATGGTAAGTGTCAGGGCGTATTCGGGCACTTGTTCTAAGCTCGCAAAACAACCGTCGTGGACCTGCTGCCAACGACTGGTGAGATCCAGTCCCACTTTTTTCACCAAAACAGGATCATTGAAAAATGCAACGTGCGGGTCGTTGAAGGCAATATGGCAGTTTTCGCCGATGCCCATGCAGACGATGTCGGTGGGAAATTCATTCAGTAAGGCTCCATAGCGCAAACATTCCGCGTCGGGATCGCTGACGTTGCCGTTGATATAAAACACGGCGCGAAGCGGAACTTTGTCAAAAAAACGGTCTTTCAAAAAATGGCCGAATCGTTGTGGGGCGTCGTCCGACAGGCCGATGTATTCGTCCATGTGAAAGGCATTGACGCGTTGCCAATCAATCTCAGGTTGTTGGGCCAAGGCATCCAAAAATTCATTTTGTGAGGGGGCGGCGGCGAAGATGATGTTAACAACTTCTTGATTTTGCAGCAAGTCTCTGATTTTTGCCGCCGTCATTTCAGCCGCGTTTTGGCCTAATTCCAGCCGGGTTTTAAAGAGTTTTACGTTAAGATTGTCTATGGTTGTTTCGTATAGAGCGGTCATTTGATGAATTTTTTATGGACACAGAACGGTCCGCCGTAGCGGTTTCACGGAGTTACTTCACGGAGTTGCACAAAGTATAAAAAGCATTGTGTAACTCTGTGGCTAACTTTTACTTTGGATACACCACTTTTCCCCCAACTATCGTCCTACTGACATTGATATTTTCATCAAAAATCACAATATCAGCATCTTTACCTTTAGCTAGGGAGCCTTTGCGGTGGTCGACGCCCATGATGCGGGCGGGGGTGGTGCTTGCCATGCGCACGGCTTCCAAGAGCGATACGTCGGCCAGGTTGACCATGTTTCTGACCAATCGGTCGAAGGTGGCTACGCTGCCGGCAAAGGAAGTACGGTCGGGCATTTTGGCTACGCCGTCTTCAATGATGACTTTCAGTCCGTTTTTCAAAGAACCCAACGTGCTTTCGCCTTCGGGCATTCCGGCACCGCGCATGGCGTCGGTGATGAGAGCGGTGCGGTCGGCACCTTTGATTTTATAAATGAGTTTGAGCAACGGCGCGGGCAAATGAATGCCGTCACCGATGATTTCAACGTCTAAATCCAGCAAAAAAGCGCTTTCAATCACACCCGCGTACCGAAACGCATTTTTGCGCGTTACGCCCGACATGGCTGAATATAAGTGGGTGACGAGTGAATAACCGTTTTCGTAAGCCGCCAGCACATCGTCATAAAACGCGTCGGTATGGGCGATGGCGGCCAAAATACCTTTTTGACGCAGGCGTTGCCCGAACGCAATGGCCCCTTCCAACTCCGGCGCGGCACTCCACCGTACGATAGACGACGAATGACTGAGAATCTCTTCGTACTCGGCCGGGTCAGGGTTGCGGATGTAGCGCGGGTCCTGGGCTCCCCGTTGGCTCAGGGCGAAATAAGGACCTTCTAAATGGATTCCGAGAAATGCAGCGCCTTTGGTATTGTTGCGATGGGCTTTTTCGTACACGTCCAACGTTTGCAGTAGATCTTCTTTTTCTGCCGTCAGTGTAGTTGGAACTAAAGAAGTGGTGCCGTACTGTGCATGAAGCTCGGCGATTTTCAGAAAGGCTTCTTCGGTTCCGTCCATAAAGTCAAAACCGCCGCCACCGTGTACGTGGATATCAATAAAGCCCGGCGCTATGTATTGCCCTTTTGCATCTATTTCGACAGCATTGGGTACTTCAATGTTCCTTTCGTGAATGCCTGAAATTTGGCCGTTTTCAATGACAATCGTTCCGTTTTTAATGGCGCGAAAGGGGGTGAGAATAATGCCGTTAGTGAGTTTGATTTTCATGGATAATACTAAGTCCGTTAGGACTGCAATAGTTGTAGCAATCGAAATTTCAACCTCTTGTTTTTAAGCTCCGTAGGAGCGAGATAGCTTTTAATATTTCGCTCCTACGGAGCTTAAATGGGTTGGGAAATATGCTCTACAAATGTTGCGCCTCTCCGAGGCTCTGGGCGCAACACAGAAACCCGGTTATTTCGCCTTTTAGGAAGATTTTACAATCCCCAACGTTTCACTTTATGCCCATAGGCCGCGTAATACACCAAATACAAATAGCAGGGTAATAAGACCCAATAGGCGGTGCGGACGTCATAAAGATCAGCGAAATAGCCGTACACCAGCGGCATGAGCGCGTTGCCGCACAAACCCATGATGAGAATAGAGGCTCCCAATTTAGTATAACGTCCCAAGCCATCCAAGGCCAAAGGCCAAATACCTGCCCACACCAGTGAATTGGCCAAACCCAACAACACCACAAACCAGATGGAAAGATCGGCGGTTTGACCCAGAAAATTGACTGAGCCTTTGGCAAAAATAATAAGCAAGGTAAAAGCCGTCCCCAATAACGTACAGAATCGCAGCGCATTGACCTGACTGACAAATTTGGGAATGGTAATGATACCGATGATGTACCCGCAAATGGTACAGGCCAAGGTATAGGAAGGAAAGGTTTTGGCCTTTAATAAATCAATCCCCATCGAATTGGCGTAGCCGATGATGGTATCAATCGCAATCACCTGCGTGCCTACGTGCAGGAAAATGGCTACGGCCCCCAAGATCAGGTGCGGAAACTGAAAAATGCTCGTTTTGCCTGCATTGGTCGTGGCTACTTCGGGGCTTTCGTGCTCGGTATTGATCTCAGGCAACGGTGAACGGTAC
Above is a window of Runella slithyformis DSM 19594 DNA encoding:
- a CDS encoding putative oxidoreductase C-terminal domain-containing protein, which encodes MKARVLGCLLAAGSLTLPAMGQEKNKSVSLIVLEPGHFHAALVQNTPYDNVNPVVHVYASKGPDVESYLDKIKKYNSRPEDPTQWDEKVYTGPDFFQKMLSEKAGNLVILAGNNQKKTDYIKKSVDAGLNVLADKPMAIDANGFSLLKDAFAQAKKNNVLLYDIMTERYEITNALQRELAMLPALFGTLQKGTPQDPAVTKESVHHFFKYVSGEPLIRPSWFFDVNQQGEGIVDVTTHLVDLIQWSCFPNQVIDYQKDIKFLSATHNATTLTPEQFKLVTKNDTYPDYLKKDVKGNNLEVYANGQIDYTLKGVHARASVIWNFQAPQGTGDTHYSIMKGSKANLIIRQGKEQNFKPVLYIEPLNATPAYEKAVAEAFKKAQAAYPGIELKKNDKGWEVTVPKKYDTGHESHFAQVAKKYMEFLKDGKLPAWEVPNMISKYYTTTEALKLAKAKK
- a CDS encoding glucosamine-6-phosphate deaminase, which codes for MTALYETTIDNLNVKLFKTRLELGQNAAEMTAAKIRDLLQNQEVVNIIFAAAPSQNEFLDALAQQPEIDWQRVNAFHMDEYIGLSDDAPQRFGHFLKDRFFDKVPLRAVFYINGNVSDPDAECLRYGALLNEFPTDIVCMGIGENCHIAFNDPHVAFFNDPVLVKKVGLDLTSRWQQVHDGCFASLEQVPEYALTLTIPALVKAPTVFCMVPAAHKAEAIYHTLVDEISEVYPSTILRKHPDATLFIDRDSARQWTNEASFASK
- the nagA gene encoding N-acetylglucosamine-6-phosphate deacetylase translates to MKIKLTNGIILTPFRAIKNGTIVIENGQISGIHERNIEVPNAVEIDAKGQYIAPGFIDIHVHGGGGFDFMDGTEEAFLKIAELHAQYGTTSLVPTTLTAEKEDLLQTLDVYEKAHRNNTKGAAFLGIHLEGPYFALSQRGAQDPRYIRNPDPAEYEEILSHSSSIVRWSAAPELEGAIAFGQRLRQKGILAAIAHTDAFYDDVLAAYENGYSLVTHLYSAMSGVTRKNAFRYAGVIESAFLLDLDVEIIGDGIHLPAPLLKLIYKIKGADRTALITDAMRGAGMPEGESTLGSLKNGLKVIIEDGVAKMPDRTSFAGSVATFDRLVRNMVNLADVSLLEAVRMASTTPARIMGVDHRKGSLAKGKDADIVIFDENINVSRTIVGGKVVYPK
- a CDS encoding sugar MFS transporter, with the protein product MKPSTTAVEVSSLTQRETNLSIFLVGVMFFMFGFISWVNAILIPYFKIACELTSFQAYLVAFAFYIAYFIMSVPASYLLKTQGFKKGMMIGFWFMALGAFIFIPAAMTRTYGIFLMGLFTIGIGLSILQTAANPYITILGPKERGAQRISIMGICNKAAGILSPLIFAAVILRPTDTDLFAQLSTMNDLQRSAALDELVRRVIPPYTVLGIFLFVLGYLVYRSPLPEINTEHESPEVATTNAGKTSIFQFPHLILGAVAIFLHVGTQVIAIDTIIGYANSMGIDLLKAKTFPSYTLACTICGYIIGIITIPKFVSQVNALRFCTLLGTAFTLLIIFAKGSVNFLGQTADLSIWFVVLLGLANSLVWAGIWPLALDGLGRYTKLGASILIMGLCGNALMPLVYGYFADLYDVRTAYWVLLPCYLYLVYYAAYGHKVKRWGL
- a CDS encoding alpha-amylase family glycosyl hydrolase is translated as MTYPHICYEIFVRSFCDSNGDGIGDLNGITAKLDYLQELGIEAIWLSPIQRSPSYHKYDVVDYYSIDPEYGTLDDFKRLLAEAHARGMAVIMDLVINHTSIYHPWFQESVKGKDNPYRHFYTWKSPEEIERLGIATREASADTAGRNPWHPWRYNAEKYYGLFWKGMPDLNCDYPPVRRAIYEIGRYWLNEGVDGFRLDAARHIYPEWEEHKNYDFWVEFRTEMQKANPEVYLVGEVWTAAENIAPYFKGLTANFNFDLGLAIQKVTADERDTVQLATTLAATRAVFFQTNPQFVDAIMLTNHDQTRIGSVLEGDIRRLKVAANLLLTLPGQPYLYYGEELGMLGQKPDEYIREPFLWDYREKDRRRARWIRPKYSKSNTVVPLAGQVNDSDSLFNHYKRLIHFRKSHPVLADIHGFVEPLPNEDARCIAFVRKSNGRSVWVIHNLSGKTVTYSAQNMPSQLLFSTHPDSRLVHNGLSLAPYSCVVLE
- the rimO gene encoding 30S ribosomal protein S12 methylthiotransferase RimO, giving the protein MKTKGTKKNKVNIVTLGCSKNLVDSENIFTQLKGNGYNVSHESKKDDAGIVIVNTCGFIDNAKQESIDTILRYADAKEAGLVDKVYVTGCLSHRYKDELALEIPTVDAWFGTNELPRLLKTLKADYKQELVGERLLTTPAHYAYLKIAEGCDRPCSFCAIPLMRGGHVSRTIDDLVIEAKSLARRGTKELILIAQDLTYYGLDIYKKRNLSELLNHLSDVEGIEWIRLQYAYPSGFPMDVLDVMRERSNICKYLDMPLQSGSTELLKLMRRGITREKTEDLIKTIRDKVPGIALRTTLIAGHPGETEEIFEETLEFVERTRFDRLGVFTYSHEEQTFSHTLPDDIPAEVKQQRADDIMAVQQDISWSLNQAKIGNTYKVLFDRKESGYFVGRTEFDSPEVDNEVLLPASQFVRQGDFAHVKITNAEEFDLYGELV